Proteins encoded within one genomic window of Neorhizobium galegae bv. orientalis str. HAMBI 540:
- the hxsC gene encoding His-Xaa-Ser system radical SAM maturase HxsC has translation MIDLRLKVDPLPIVEPLVVRLLDQPVDNRTEHDAIILDIDGDRREYEYHGFSFTVHARPHESLDGDVLLVLPGQASAHRLIRANSNHNTFLVTEQCDQLCVMCSQPPKKYHFDLFDQLAVAASLAPRDAMIGISGGEPLLHKERLFQMLFAVSASRPDLRFHILTNAQHFEPQDAERLVALGSDRILWGVPLYSANPKTHDRIVGKEGAFASLEPGLATLMRAGASVELRTVVLQQNWEDLIGVAEFIATRLGFISVWAIMQLERIGYGRMNWASSFKDTSADFEQAARAIDIAAARGLKAWLYNFPLCSVPQDYRGYAPSTISDWKRKYLDFCDGCGARETCGGFFQWYDHKEGFNGLGPI, from the coding sequence ATGATCGATCTGCGCCTCAAGGTCGATCCTTTACCAATCGTGGAGCCGCTGGTCGTGCGGCTGCTCGATCAACCCGTGGACAATCGAACCGAGCACGACGCCATCATTCTCGATATCGACGGCGATCGGCGAGAATACGAGTATCATGGCTTCTCGTTTACGGTGCATGCACGGCCTCATGAAAGCTTGGACGGTGACGTGCTCCTGGTTCTGCCCGGACAGGCAAGTGCGCATCGCCTCATTCGGGCGAATTCAAATCACAACACCTTCTTGGTCACCGAGCAATGCGACCAGCTATGTGTCATGTGTTCGCAGCCGCCAAAGAAGTACCATTTCGACCTGTTCGACCAACTTGCCGTCGCGGCCTCGCTCGCCCCGCGCGATGCAATGATCGGCATCTCCGGCGGTGAACCATTGCTCCACAAGGAACGGCTGTTTCAGATGCTTTTTGCCGTCAGCGCCAGCCGGCCCGACCTGCGTTTTCACATCCTGACGAATGCGCAACATTTCGAGCCCCAGGACGCGGAACGGCTTGTCGCACTCGGTTCGGATCGCATCCTCTGGGGTGTGCCGCTCTATTCCGCTAACCCTAAGACCCATGACAGGATCGTTGGGAAGGAGGGGGCGTTCGCCAGCCTTGAACCTGGGCTTGCGACACTGATGCGGGCGGGGGCCTCTGTCGAACTTCGAACGGTCGTCTTGCAACAGAATTGGGAGGACCTGATCGGCGTTGCGGAGTTCATCGCTACCCGCCTCGGGTTTATCTCGGTCTGGGCGATTATGCAGCTTGAAAGGATCGGCTATGGCCGGATGAACTGGGCATCGTCCTTCAAGGACACGTCTGCGGATTTTGAACAGGCCGCGCGCGCGATCGATATCGCCGCCGCCCGCGGTCTAAAAGCGTGGCTTTACAATTTCCCGCTCTGCTCGGTTCCTCAGGACTATCGCGGATACGCGCCATCGACGATTTCCGACTGGAAACGAAAATATCTCGATTTTTGTGACGGCTGCGGTGCTCGCGAAACTTGTGGTGGCTTTTTTCAGTGGTATGATCACAAGGAGGGGTTTAATGGGCTGGGGCCAATATGA
- the hxsA gene encoding His-Xaa-Ser repeat protein HxsA → MKSRIFLIPSFLAAGFLPTKSDAMPIADAGLTKSPIPSILERLRLSHIFTLAGHRSHSSHRSHSSHSSHRSSSGSGYSYGGSSSPTYTAPSPSYTPPARSVYPTVPAAPATPSVPANPAPLLSAPATIPAPVPLKPLPGNTDKFKRITMQVQTALTAYGYYSGLIDGQMGQACKTALIAMQTDYKLKVTGTITPEVLDTFGIAAN, encoded by the coding sequence ATGAAATCGCGGATATTTCTGATCCCGTCCTTTTTGGCGGCGGGGTTCCTGCCGACAAAGTCGGATGCAATGCCGATAGCGGACGCAGGGCTTACAAAGAGCCCTATTCCTTCTATTCTGGAGCGCCTTCGTCTTAGTCATATCTTCACGCTCGCCGGACATCGCTCGCACAGCTCCCATCGGTCCCATAGCTCTCACTCCAGCCATCGATCCAGCAGTGGTAGTGGCTACAGCTACGGCGGTTCGAGTTCGCCAACCTATACTGCCCCTTCCCCATCATACACGCCGCCGGCAAGGTCGGTCTATCCGACCGTACCCGCGGCACCTGCTACGCCAAGCGTACCGGCAAATCCGGCCCCTCTTCTGAGCGCGCCGGCAACAATACCCGCTCCTGTTCCGCTGAAGCCACTTCCTGGCAATACGGACAAATTCAAACGCATCACGATGCAGGTTCAAACCGCGCTGACGGCTTACGGCTACTACTCCGGTCTAATCGACGGTCAGATGGGGCAGGCCTGCAAAACTGCGCTGATCGCGATGCAGACCGACTATAAGCTGAAGGTCACCGGAACGATCACTCCCGAAGTCCTTGATACCTTCGGGATTGCAGCAAACTAA
- a CDS encoding SH3 domain-containing protein, producing MSASARKPWIIVGAIAIVAIFVNLLPKPEASTTEKPFSGKQPIQADNPNSTITRPASDNEGKTQTALIESQVVNRKFRDIDPDLRAAFDAAAQIALATPRDSGNDWKNNSEPSLPTLENREVRATPPVATAPAVPISPGVPDPPSAEIAKTITNLNMREGPGTQYVLVEKLATGVSVAVIGTEAGWAHVRVKVSGREGWVNPRYLARD from the coding sequence ATGTCAGCTTCCGCCCGCAAGCCCTGGATCATTGTCGGCGCGATCGCGATAGTCGCTATTTTCGTTAATTTGTTGCCGAAACCCGAGGCAAGCACCACTGAAAAACCTTTCAGCGGGAAACAACCGATCCAAGCGGATAATCCCAATTCGACCATCACAAGACCAGCTTCAGATAACGAAGGGAAAACACAGACAGCCTTGATCGAGAGCCAGGTGGTGAACCGCAAATTTCGAGATATCGATCCGGATCTGAGGGCCGCTTTCGATGCGGCCGCGCAGATTGCGTTGGCCACTCCGCGAGACAGTGGGAATGACTGGAAAAATAACAGCGAGCCGTCACTTCCGACCCTCGAGAACAGAGAGGTTAGAGCCACGCCGCCGGTAGCGACAGCGCCGGCCGTGCCCATCTCGCCGGGCGTACCGGATCCTCCGAGTGCCGAAATCGCGAAAACGATCACGAACCTCAACATGCGCGAGGGACCAGGCACGCAATATGTGCTCGTGGAAAAACTCGCTACAGGTGTGTCAGTCGCCGTTATCGGGACCGAGGCTGGTTGGGCTCATGTCCGAGTCAAGGTTTCTGGCCGGGAGGGGTGGGTGAATCCGAGATATCTGGCGCGTGACTGA
- a CDS encoding ABC transporter substrate-binding protein, translating to MKKSVLGLIFALASSVSAHQALAAEGGTLYFGLSGEPATLDSTINAGTPARTIRLAIHRGLVNYGADGKLSQELAQSYEVSTDALTYTFRLRDAKFHDGSPVTAQDVKASIERITAADSKATYRNELGVIKAIDTPDAKTVKLTLSKPFVPLIHYLALPESAIVPAAWIRDHGKDPNATPIGAGPFKFSTWERGRELTVEKFDGYYKQGKPHLNDVHYVFYADENTRVNALKSSDVDIIDYVPWKDAASIEVDSNLKLASTTGPFMMLQFNTKFEPFSKPEVRQAVSYAIDRATVINTAFNGRGTPIYGIAIPEGYMGYSKEKANYFSYDIAKAKALLAKAGYPNGFEARLLSTAQYGFHNNTAIAVQAELAKIGIKAKLDLPDWSGRIAKNNAGDYDFLVAGTAGDIADPDWLSNFFYGGQQLVRLNNSAYFNDPVINDLLDKGRVTLDTAERGKIYGQFVDRALEQSPFVYLMWRDQSFGLRKNVKGFTNIPGFLTFQSGITVEDTEME from the coding sequence ATGAAGAAATCAGTTCTCGGGCTTATCTTCGCCCTCGCATCCAGCGTTTCCGCGCATCAGGCCCTGGCGGCTGAGGGCGGTACTCTCTATTTCGGTCTCTCCGGTGAGCCTGCCACGCTCGACAGCACCATCAACGCGGGAACGCCGGCCCGCACGATCCGGCTCGCCATTCACCGTGGCCTCGTCAACTATGGCGCTGACGGAAAGCTGTCGCAGGAACTTGCGCAGTCCTATGAGGTCTCCACGGACGCACTGACCTATACGTTCAGGCTGCGGGACGCGAAATTCCACGACGGGTCACCGGTGACCGCGCAGGATGTGAAAGCGTCCATCGAGCGCATCACCGCAGCAGACAGCAAGGCCACTTATCGAAACGAGCTGGGTGTTATCAAAGCGATCGATACGCCCGATGCCAAGACCGTCAAGCTGACGCTTTCCAAGCCATTCGTTCCGCTCATCCACTACCTGGCGCTTCCGGAATCGGCCATCGTGCCCGCCGCCTGGATCAGGGATCATGGCAAGGATCCCAATGCAACGCCGATTGGCGCCGGGCCTTTCAAGTTTTCTACTTGGGAACGTGGTCGCGAATTGACCGTCGAAAAGTTCGACGGATATTACAAGCAGGGCAAGCCTCACCTCAATGACGTCCACTACGTCTTTTATGCCGACGAAAATACGCGCGTGAATGCGCTGAAATCGAGCGACGTCGACATCATCGATTACGTCCCGTGGAAGGACGCGGCCTCGATCGAGGTCGATTCCAATCTGAAGCTGGCCAGCACGACCGGCCCGTTCATGATGCTGCAGTTCAACACCAAATTCGAGCCGTTTTCCAAGCCGGAGGTGCGGCAGGCCGTATCTTACGCCATCGATCGCGCCACGGTCATCAACACGGCCTTCAATGGTCGGGGCACGCCGATTTACGGAATTGCTATTCCGGAAGGATACATGGGCTATTCCAAGGAGAAGGCCAACTATTTCAGCTACGACATTGCCAAGGCGAAGGCACTGCTGGCGAAGGCGGGTTATCCGAACGGCTTCGAGGCACGGCTGTTGTCGACCGCCCAATACGGCTTCCATAACAATACCGCGATCGCCGTGCAGGCGGAGCTCGCCAAGATCGGCATCAAGGCGAAGCTTGATCTTCCGGACTGGTCCGGCCGCATCGCCAAGAACAACGCCGGCGATTATGATTTTCTTGTCGCGGGCACCGCAGGCGACATCGCCGACCCCGATTGGCTCAGCAACTTCTTCTACGGTGGGCAGCAACTGGTCCGGCTTAACAACTCGGCCTACTTCAACGATCCGGTCATCAACGATCTCCTGGACAAGGGTCGCGTCACGCTCGACACGGCCGAGCGCGGAAAGATCTACGGCCAGTTTGTCGACCGTGCTCTGGAGCAGTCGCCATTCGTTTATCTGATGTGGCGCGACCAGAGTTTCGGCCTCCGCAAGAACGTCAAGGGCTTTACCAACATTCCCGGCTTCCTGACATTCCAGTCCGGCATCACGGTGGAAGACACCGAGATGGAATAG
- a CDS encoding ABC transporter permease, producing the protein MTSRTLGVARSQPAFVASLAVLAIVLLMAIFGGWLAPHDPFMLNPQAVNQSSSASHWLGTDEFGRDLLSRLLIGIRPTLMVALGATVIAAVFGSLLGIAGAYGRSWLSFLIMRAVDIMLSFPPILLALLAVGFWESGVLSLTVVIGVLYIPHFARVAHSATLQVARQEFMEAEHAMGASVRRVVFTAILPNILSPLVVQATLTVAAAILLESGLSFLGLGIVPPEPSWGQMIGTARGYLGQNPMYVIWPSLLLALTVLAINVVGDRLRDILDPRLREE; encoded by the coding sequence GTGACCTCCCGCACCCTTGGCGTCGCTCGCAGTCAGCCGGCATTCGTCGCAAGTCTTGCCGTATTGGCGATCGTCCTTCTGATGGCGATCTTCGGCGGCTGGCTCGCGCCCCACGACCCATTCATGCTCAACCCGCAGGCCGTCAACCAGAGCAGCTCCGCCAGCCACTGGCTGGGAACCGACGAATTCGGCCGCGATCTGCTGAGCCGCCTTCTTATCGGCATCCGTCCGACCCTCATGGTAGCGCTTGGCGCCACGGTGATCGCCGCCGTGTTCGGTAGCCTCCTTGGAATTGCCGGTGCCTACGGACGTTCGTGGCTGTCCTTTCTGATCATGCGCGCCGTCGACATCATGTTGAGCTTTCCGCCAATTCTGCTTGCGTTGCTCGCGGTCGGGTTCTGGGAAAGCGGCGTTCTCAGCCTGACCGTCGTGATCGGTGTGCTCTATATCCCGCACTTTGCCCGTGTCGCTCATTCTGCCACGCTTCAGGTGGCACGCCAGGAGTTCATGGAAGCCGAGCATGCCATGGGGGCCTCGGTGCGGCGTGTCGTCTTCACGGCGATCCTGCCGAACATCCTGTCGCCGCTGGTCGTCCAGGCGACGTTGACGGTAGCCGCGGCCATTCTCCTCGAATCGGGCCTGAGCTTCCTTGGCCTCGGCATTGTGCCGCCGGAGCCGTCCTGGGGCCAGATGATCGGGACCGCCCGCGGCTATCTCGGCCAGAACCCGATGTATGTCATCTGGCCATCCCTTCTTCTCGCGCTGACAGTGCTCGCCATCAACGTGGTGGGCGACCGGTTGCGCGACATTCTCGATCCACGTCTCAGGGAGGAATAG
- a CDS encoding ABC transporter permease, translating to MNASIAGALLLVGRKLLTAFIQLLVIATLIFSVMYIMPGDPVLLLLGADSNPSPEAVASMRSQLGLDQPVMSQYFVWLWKALHLDFGTSLANGYPVSRYVLSNLPRTLELAFAAIIIATLIGVPLGIAAALKRGSLRDTILTSVATIGISVPVYILGTMLVLFFSLKLGWLPASGYTDISRNAFEHFRKLTLPALALGFGLAASIARMTRSSMLEILGRDFVRALRAKGMSERRIIWQHVLRNAAIPIVTIIGLQLGNLMGGTVLVEAMFNWPGLSTLLVGAVSARNYPLVQGAMLAIAALFICINLLVELLYSLLDPRIRRKRT from the coding sequence ATGAACGCCTCTATTGCCGGAGCTTTGCTGCTCGTTGGGCGAAAGCTGCTGACGGCCTTTATCCAGCTGCTGGTAATCGCCACTCTGATCTTCTCGGTCATGTACATCATGCCGGGTGATCCGGTGCTGCTATTGCTCGGCGCCGACAGCAATCCCTCGCCTGAAGCCGTTGCCTCCATGCGCAGCCAGCTTGGCCTGGACCAGCCGGTCATGTCGCAGTATTTCGTCTGGCTGTGGAAGGCGCTGCATCTTGATTTCGGGACGTCGCTCGCCAACGGCTATCCGGTTTCGCGATATGTGCTTTCCAACCTGCCGCGCACGCTGGAACTGGCTTTCGCGGCGATCATCATCGCGACGCTGATCGGCGTCCCGCTCGGCATTGCCGCTGCCCTCAAACGCGGCAGTCTGCGCGATACGATCCTGACGTCCGTCGCCACGATCGGGATTTCAGTGCCTGTCTACATCCTGGGCACGATGCTGGTTCTGTTCTTCAGCCTGAAACTCGGTTGGTTGCCTGCCAGCGGCTATACGGACATTTCGCGCAACGCATTTGAGCATTTCCGCAAGCTCACCCTCCCGGCCTTGGCACTCGGATTCGGCCTTGCCGCCTCGATCGCACGCATGACGCGCTCGTCGATGCTGGAAATCCTTGGACGGGATTTCGTGCGGGCGCTACGGGCGAAGGGCATGTCGGAGCGACGCATCATCTGGCAGCACGTGCTGCGCAATGCGGCAATCCCGATCGTCACCATCATCGGGCTGCAGCTCGGCAACCTGATGGGCGGTACGGTGCTCGTCGAAGCGATGTTCAATTGGCCGGGGCTCAGCACCCTGCTGGTGGGCGCGGTATCGGCCCGCAACTATCCGCTGGTCCAGGGCGCGATGCTTGCCATCGCTGCGCTTTTCATCTGCATCAATCTGCTGGTCGAACTGCTGTATAGCCTGCTCGACCCGCGCATCAGGAGGAAACGCACGTGA
- a CDS encoding ABC transporter ATP-binding protein yields MLEVRNLSIAFKTRDGLKSAVRNIDFTIGPGEILGLVGESGSGKTITSLAVMGLLPPNAVVTSGEVLVDGIDMLQLGPVELRKLRGRHIAMIFQDPMASLDPIFTCGDQIIEAIRLHETVGKAQARQKAIELLEKVRIPDPERAMRAYPHELSGGQCQRIMIAMAVACKPRIIIADEPTTALDVTVQKQVLDLLRGLNEEVGAAILLITHDLGVIYEVADRVVVMYSGDRIEEATTADLFNNPKSSYAKALIDSMPTPGGQHDRLPVIERDALGNVFSVRPEPRIRSSNVAAASDANVAPLLEIRDLVKSYWIKPAPLAVPVEMRAVDRVSLSIAPRSTLGLVGESGCGKSTLSRAVMRLYRPDAGEILFKGRDIARLSEGEMRPFRRELAMVFQNPYGSLNPRQTVAELVEAPLVIFGEGTASVRRRRVAGLLDAVGLPAAAAAKYPHEFSGGQRQRIAIARALALNPSLVICDEAVSALDVSVQAQVLNLLKDLQVEFDLTYLFISHDLSVVEHISDTVAVMQKGRIVEYGSAKAIFANPKEAYTRMLLDAVPTIGSDRVGKGVA; encoded by the coding sequence ATGCTGGAAGTCAGGAACCTCTCGATTGCTTTCAAGACCCGCGACGGACTGAAGTCCGCGGTGCGCAATATCGACTTCACCATCGGGCCGGGCGAAATACTCGGTCTGGTTGGGGAGAGCGGTAGCGGCAAGACGATCACCTCGCTTGCGGTGATGGGCTTGCTCCCGCCGAATGCGGTGGTCACGAGCGGCGAGGTTCTGGTCGACGGCATCGACATGCTTCAACTCGGACCGGTTGAACTGCGCAAGCTGCGCGGCAGGCATATTGCGATGATCTTCCAGGATCCGATGGCATCGCTCGACCCGATCTTCACCTGCGGCGACCAGATCATCGAGGCGATCCGGCTTCACGAAACGGTTGGCAAGGCGCAGGCGCGCCAGAAGGCGATAGAACTTCTTGAGAAGGTCAGGATTCCTGATCCCGAGCGCGCCATGCGTGCCTATCCGCACGAGCTTTCCGGCGGCCAATGTCAACGCATCATGATCGCCATGGCGGTCGCCTGCAAACCCCGCATCATCATTGCCGACGAACCGACCACGGCGCTCGACGTGACCGTGCAGAAACAGGTTCTTGACCTGTTGCGCGGCCTTAACGAGGAGGTGGGGGCAGCTATCCTGCTGATCACGCATGACCTTGGCGTTATCTACGAAGTCGCGGACCGGGTCGTGGTCATGTATTCCGGGGACAGGATAGAGGAGGCGACCACCGCCGATCTCTTCAATAATCCCAAGAGCAGTTATGCCAAGGCACTGATAGACTCGATGCCGACGCCCGGCGGCCAGCATGACCGCCTGCCAGTGATCGAGCGCGACGCGCTTGGCAACGTTTTCAGCGTCCGACCCGAACCGCGCATCCGTTCGAGCAATGTCGCGGCGGCATCGGACGCGAACGTTGCGCCGCTGCTCGAGATCAGGGATCTCGTCAAGTCCTACTGGATCAAGCCTGCACCGCTTGCGGTGCCGGTCGAAATGCGTGCTGTGGACCGTGTCAGCCTGAGCATCGCACCGCGCTCGACACTTGGGCTGGTTGGCGAATCCGGTTGCGGTAAAAGCACCCTTTCGCGCGCCGTCATGCGGCTCTATCGCCCCGACGCCGGCGAAATCCTGTTCAAGGGACGAGATATCGCCAGACTTTCGGAAGGCGAGATGCGGCCGTTCCGACGTGAGCTCGCCATGGTCTTCCAGAACCCTTATGGCTCCCTCAATCCGCGCCAGACCGTCGCCGAGCTTGTCGAAGCGCCGTTGGTCATCTTCGGGGAAGGCACCGCGTCCGTGCGTCGCCGCCGCGTCGCGGGCCTGCTCGATGCGGTCGGTCTGCCGGCCGCGGCGGCGGCGAAATATCCTCATGAATTTTCTGGCGGACAAAGACAGCGGATTGCCATTGCCCGGGCCCTTGCACTCAATCCTTCGCTCGTGATCTGCGATGAGGCTGTCTCGGCCCTCGACGTTTCCGTACAGGCGCAGGTGCTCAACCTGCTCAAGGATCTGCAGGTGGAGTTCGACCTGACCTACCTCTTCATTTCCCACGACCTTTCCGTGGTCGAACATATCAGTGACACGGTCGCCGTCATGCAGAAGGGCCGCATCGTCGAATACGGGTCGGCGAAAGCAATCTTCGCCAATCCGAAGGAAGCCTATACCCGGATGCTGCTCGATGCGGTGCCGACCATCGGTTCGGACCGTGTCGGAAAGGGGGTTGCATGA
- a CDS encoding fructoselysine 6-kinase: MITPDTSFNTFKVLGLGDNVVDRYLNTGKMYPGGNALNFAVYAKMLGADAAFLGTFGTDAAARHVRATLEALCVPATHSRIIDGENGHADVRVVDGNREFVFSNKGGVARENPFAPGQGDIDYLSAFALVHTSCYSHLNQHLAVLKSGSRLLSYDFSYRWQVEDLIAPVTPHLDFAALSAGDVGRDRALEVLREAVGHGCGLALATLGPEGAVAYNGKDVVSVAPVPTDVVDTLGAGDAFITATLLTLAARGWKRGEHVGPQAIQAAMEKGSQFAAEICRIEGAFGYPAPIHSQVTA, encoded by the coding sequence ATGATCACCCCCGATACGTCTTTCAACACGTTCAAGGTGCTCGGGCTCGGCGATAACGTTGTCGACCGCTATCTCAACACCGGCAAGATGTATCCTGGCGGAAACGCCCTGAACTTTGCTGTCTATGCCAAGATGCTTGGAGCCGATGCGGCATTTCTGGGTACTTTCGGCACGGATGCCGCGGCGCGGCATGTTCGGGCCACGCTTGAAGCGCTTTGCGTGCCGGCAACGCACAGCCGTATTATCGACGGCGAAAACGGCCATGCGGATGTGCGTGTCGTCGACGGAAACCGGGAATTCGTGTTCTCCAACAAGGGAGGCGTCGCCCGGGAAAACCCGTTCGCGCCAGGCCAAGGCGACATCGACTACCTCTCCGCCTTCGCACTGGTGCACACGAGTTGCTACAGTCACCTCAACCAGCATCTCGCGGTGCTGAAGAGTGGCAGCCGTCTGCTGTCCTATGATTTCTCCTATCGCTGGCAGGTCGAGGACCTGATCGCGCCGGTGACGCCGCACCTCGATTTCGCGGCCCTGTCGGCCGGCGATGTCGGGCGCGACCGTGCATTGGAAGTCCTGCGCGAGGCCGTCGGGCATGGTTGCGGCCTGGCGCTCGCAACGCTCGGGCCAGAGGGCGCTGTTGCCTATAACGGAAAGGACGTCGTGTCCGTTGCGCCCGTACCCACCGATGTCGTCGACACGCTTGGTGCAGGCGATGCATTCATCACCGCGACGCTGCTAACGCTGGCTGCCCGTGGCTGGAAGCGCGGCGAGCATGTGGGGCCGCAGGCCATCCAAGCCGCGATGGAAAAGGGCTCGCAGTTTGCCGCCGAGATTTGCCGGATCGAGGGCGCGTTCGGCTATCCGGCACCCATCCACTCGCAAGTCACGGCTTGA
- a CDS encoding SIS domain-containing protein has translation MALENLTPSDEEIKSAPNPNYLEGDYLKGVLEMTFRDGNPLAEKLVEDIFSSREIDTVYLVGAGGSNSYIEPIKYILDKYCDLRIERINSTEFETRRPKPVNEKAVVLLTSHNGETEDTVVAARWAKTTGAVTVALTSGHESGLAKICDYLLPYSKELPGMPKTMIAYLFAAYLLKHLGNPVGTQLVRDLEAMPAKLHDIKDAERERGMELARRYKDENIYYVLSSGILSGLNYQYSICIFNEMLWLDASDIHSGEFRHGPFEVADPEMAYVFLMDNGENRKIDQRALKFTRRVTDKIITFDAGRYENVSALLSPFVIGVTWYWFAHTLSVLREHPLSVRRYMWKVDY, from the coding sequence ATGGCTCTCGAAAACCTGACGCCAAGCGACGAAGAGATCAAGTCTGCCCCGAACCCGAATTACCTCGAAGGTGACTATCTGAAGGGCGTCCTGGAAATGACCTTCCGCGACGGCAACCCGCTGGCCGAAAAGCTGGTGGAGGACATCTTCTCTTCGCGTGAAATCGACACCGTCTATCTGGTCGGCGCCGGCGGCTCGAATTCCTACATCGAACCGATCAAGTACATCCTCGACAAGTATTGCGACCTGCGCATCGAGCGTATCAACTCGACCGAGTTCGAAACGCGCCGCCCGAAGCCTGTCAACGAGAAGGCTGTCGTGCTTCTCACCTCGCATAACGGCGAGACCGAAGACACCGTGGTTGCCGCCCGCTGGGCCAAGACCACCGGCGCGGTTACCGTTGCGCTCACCTCCGGCCACGAAAGCGGTCTGGCAAAGATCTGCGACTACCTTCTGCCCTACAGCAAGGAGCTGCCGGGCATGCCGAAGACGATGATCGCTTATCTTTTCGCCGCCTACCTGCTAAAGCACCTCGGCAACCCGGTCGGTACGCAACTGGTGCGTGACCTCGAAGCGATGCCGGCCAAGCTGCACGACATCAAGGATGCCGAGCGCGAGCGTGGCATGGAGCTCGCCCGCCGTTACAAGGACGAGAACATCTACTACGTGCTCTCCAGCGGTATCCTCTCGGGTCTCAATTACCAGTATTCGATCTGCATCTTCAACGAAATGTTATGGCTTGATGCATCCGACATCCATTCGGGCGAATTTCGCCATGGTCCGTTCGAAGTTGCCGATCCGGAGATGGCCTATGTCTTCCTCATGGACAATGGCGAAAACCGCAAGATCGACCAGCGCGCGCTGAAGTTCACCCGCCGCGTCACCGACAAGATCATCACGTTCGACGCCGGCCGCTATGAAAACGTCTCAGCCCTGCTGTCGCCCTTCGTGATCGGCGTCACCTGGTACTGGTTTGCCCACACGCTGTCGGTATTGCGCGAACATCCGCTGTCCGTTCGCCGCTACATGTGGAAGGTCGACTACTGA